A stretch of the Crocinitomicaceae bacterium genome encodes the following:
- a CDS encoding site-specific integrase, with amino-acid sequence MGVYLREKKLGNGQVSFYLDIYHNKHRWYEFLDIHVNRNKPTPEDKEKKLYAQQIKIKRENELIVQDNGLINKNSQKADFVKWFEKYAEQKSHNRLYKQTLNYLKKYLGNRPLTFQAVTPDWIKSFIAYLLTNMGNNTARHYVKSMNTALKDAERADIIRKNPFSLIDRKDLVKKQDSFRKAYSLEELQHLICTPCAIHPQIKQAYLFSCFSGLRWSDVNCLRWDQITAKKIDKVETYFIYFQQEKTDAIEYLPLSDQATEIIKRRRQQHLKEEPSVFVFPAIKEYNKNGAMNRKVNYHLKTWAEAAGLNRKLMHFHTARHTFATNVLEHCPEGDLYTVSKLLGHKTIQATQIYAKIRDKRKMAAVKSLPSLNLLA; translated from the coding sequence ATGGGAGTTTATTTAAGAGAAAAAAAATTAGGGAACGGACAGGTATCTTTTTACCTCGACATTTACCATAACAAACATCGGTGGTATGAATTTTTAGATATTCATGTCAATAGGAACAAACCTACTCCAGAAGACAAGGAGAAAAAATTGTATGCACAGCAAATTAAAATCAAAAGAGAAAACGAATTGATTGTTCAAGACAATGGGTTAATAAATAAGAACAGTCAAAAAGCCGATTTTGTAAAATGGTTTGAAAAATACGCCGAACAAAAATCGCACAACCGACTTTACAAGCAAACCTTGAACTACCTGAAAAAGTATTTAGGAAATCGCCCGCTGACTTTTCAAGCTGTGACACCGGATTGGATTAAATCTTTCATTGCTTATCTGCTTACCAACATGGGCAACAACACCGCGCGTCATTATGTCAAAAGCATGAATACGGCATTGAAGGACGCGGAACGAGCAGACATCATCCGCAAGAATCCATTTAGTTTAATTGACAGAAAAGATCTGGTTAAGAAGCAGGACAGTTTCCGAAAAGCTTATTCGTTGGAAGAATTGCAACATTTGATTTGTACACCATGCGCCATTCATCCGCAAATTAAACAGGCATATTTATTTAGTTGTTTTTCTGGCTTGCGTTGGAGCGATGTAAACTGCTTGCGGTGGGATCAGATAACTGCAAAGAAAATTGACAAAGTAGAAACCTACTTTATTTACTTCCAACAAGAAAAAACGGATGCCATCGAGTATCTACCACTTTCTGACCAAGCGACTGAAATTATCAAGCGCAGAAGGCAGCAACATTTGAAAGAAGAACCAAGTGTGTTTGTTTTTCCGGCTATTAAAGAGTACAATAAAAATGGTGCAATGAACCGAAAGGTAAACTACCATCTTAAAACGTGGGCTGAAGCTGCCGGATTGAATCGAAAGCTAATGCACTTCCATACTGCACGCCACACCTTTGCAACCAATGTTTTGGAACATTGTCCTGAAGGTGACTTATACACCGTGTCAAAGCTATTGGGGCATAAAACAATTCAGGCTACGCAGATTTATGCTAAGATCAGGGATAAGAGAAAAATGGCGGCGGTAAAATCGCTTCCTTCATTGAATTTATTAGCATAA
- a CDS encoding GIY-YIG nuclease family protein — translation MYSVYILYSKKLGKHYIGLTSDTIEQRIEKHNTKHHGNHRFTAATNDWELFFQIACESLSQARKIELHIKSMKSKVYLQNLTKYPEMTEKLLMKFNKST, via the coding sequence ATGTACTCGGTATATATTTTGTATAGCAAAAAGTTAGGCAAACACTACATTGGGTTAACCAGTGATACTATTGAGCAACGAATTGAAAAGCACAACACAAAACACCACGGGAATCATCGTTTTACGGCAGCGACGAATGACTGGGAATTATTCTTTCAGATAGCGTGTGAATCATTAAGTCAAGCTAGAAAAATAGAACTTCATATTAAGTCAATGAAAAGCAAAGTCTATCTTCAAAATCTTACAAAATATCCGGAAATGACGGAAAAACTCCTTATGAAATTCAACAAGAGCACTTGA
- a CDS encoding TIGR00730 family Rossman fold protein produces MANQNTTSDDLLFLDGPRSRWKEFTFVLKTMREFIRGFRKLHFVGPCVTVFGSARFKEDHPYYEMAKTMGAAIAREGFTVMTGGGPGIMEAANRGAHEAGGRSVGCNIVLPMEQKPNPYVQQWVNIKYFFVRKVLLSKYSYAFVVLPGGFGTLDELFEALTLIQTGKMEKFPVVVMGTEYHQHLKIHIDKMVENKTINSSDLDLFLMTDSVDDAANHIRQTIAQYGLKGQRKFKPNRLLGEKGMR; encoded by the coding sequence ATGGCAAATCAAAACACGACATCCGACGACCTGCTCTTCCTCGATGGCCCCCGATCTAGATGGAAAGAATTCACTTTTGTTTTAAAAACCATGCGTGAGTTTATTCGTGGATTCAGAAAATTACATTTTGTTGGTCCTTGTGTTACTGTTTTTGGTTCTGCCAGGTTTAAAGAAGATCATCCGTATTATGAAATGGCCAAAACAATGGGCGCTGCTATAGCGCGTGAAGGTTTTACGGTGATGACAGGTGGAGGTCCCGGTATTATGGAAGCTGCCAATCGTGGTGCGCATGAAGCCGGTGGCCGTTCTGTTGGTTGCAATATCGTTCTGCCTATGGAGCAAAAACCAAATCCTTATGTACAACAATGGGTAAATATAAAATACTTTTTTGTGCGCAAAGTGTTGCTCTCTAAATACTCATACGCATTTGTTGTATTGCCCGGCGGGTTTGGAACGCTGGATGAATTGTTTGAAGCATTAACCTTGATTCAAACCGGTAAAATGGAAAAATTCCCGGTGGTTGTGATGGGCACCGAATATCATCAGCATCTCAAAATCCACATTGATAAAATGGTTGAAAACAAAACAATCAATTCTTCTGATTTGGATCTTTTCTTAATGACTGATTCGGTAGATGATGCAGCAAATCATATTAGACAAACGATTGCTCAATACGGGCTCAAGGGACAACGCAAGTTTAAGCCCAACCGCTTGTTAGGGGAGAAGGGGATGAGGTGA